The Elgaria multicarinata webbii isolate HBS135686 ecotype San Diego chromosome 1, rElgMul1.1.pri, whole genome shotgun sequence genome has a window encoding:
- the NKTR gene encoding NK-tumor recognition protein isoform X2 produces the protein MGAQDRPQCFFDIEINREPVGRIIFQLFSDVCPRTCKNFLCLCTGEKGIGKTTGKKLCYKGSTFHRVVKNFMIQGGDFSEGNGKGGESIYGGYFKDENFVLKHDRAFLLSMANRGKHTNGSQFFITTKPAPHLDGVHVVFGLVISGFEVIEQIENLKTDTASRPYADVRVIDCGVLVTKSAKDALEKKRKVSTHSDASDTSTSSSSTSSESSSDSESENERSRKRKRKRRTKAKQSRKRRREERKKEEPKTKRTSGQRSHSDRSEANEKSVDLNAKRDKPVVRPEEIPPVPENRFLLRRDAPVINTEPEPKPLDVAPVLTDQKPSVSKSGRKIRGRGTIRYHTPPHSRSCSESDNDGSSETPPHWKEEMQRLRAYRPPSGEKWSKGDKLSDPGKWDERSLSQRSRSWSHNGYSDISSAKYVGHHKKHHKDKKAKHKKKTKKQKHIKKHKQIKKRRLSSSTEIESPHSSTRRTKSPSDHDRVSRSSSLTSRDDSSRRGWSKSERDKQSSLSLSSRDSRSYYRSRSRSRSRSYSRRSSRSRIAYKSSRSRSRSRSSSTSKHLKMVSSPPKNAASHLNERKPVKVEPVRTAITQNDQVVIQPVVAESIPVIPLSDSPPPSRWKPGQKPWKPSYERIQEMKAKTTHLIPTQTTYNIVSVKDPGSSSSYHKRRKSSDSDQSGYSKNRSDRSSGSWRRSRSRTSRSRSYSKSYSRSRSPSSSRSRSQSTVRSRSANKFLSDQSCYSGSSSYFSLSEDDRQKSKMKSESRERNLQLSKKRQSSSDSTLPYVKDATSQKRRESASRSSLDFSTDSEQLAKPQPVQEKGQLLPEKANRKQNKNSSACDGYEEKPRSEWNSDRSKKRALKEKSESPKSSRKAKRKMRAGSTCDSESNSEKGRDRNSKGDSRLSSSKEEGEATSDSDTDLSLAKCKTRLDSSGVLKANKPSSLSETESSRSNSGARGKSRKQKHGSKKNLKKSHSKKAKEKSKGKKEKKHKAQKQKEMFHWQPPLEFGEEEEEEEEIAVKPGTNDERDKQVTTAVKDKKQDSENKVVKDQTRDDEKLHEDNMLSDETAGRESPANQLGKVNEEPNTSAHALNVDENVDVSESAVSAKVNTGNEVDVPQIDDMEICTPDHSSPVKVDVELSPLGLKVNFQDIKVSKNTDDTSNPEAETVKQGIDTRELTGIKEGSRERDKQRHKPTTTVAAVESVPKTEIAENAQSIIMDNKWKPLQGVGNLQVASAVAASNSLEAKNVASSSESKPQVLRIEIKSKNKIRPGSLFDEVRKTARLNRRPRNRESSSEEDSPTRENSQSRTRSRSRSKSDPKSRHRTRSLSYSHSRSRSRSSTSSYRSRSYTRSRSRGWYSRGRSRSRSSSYHSGRSHSRTYSRSRSRSSSYDHRSRSRSYTYDSYYSRSRSRSRSKRSDSYHRSRSYDRRSRSYGSDSESDRSYSNNRSPSESSRYS, from the exons AACTACAAAGCCTGCTCCTCATCTTGATGG TGTACATGTTGTCTTTGGACTGGTTATTTCTGGTTTTGAAGTAATAGAACAAATAGAAAATCTGAAAACTGATACTGCCAGTAGGCCTTATGCAGATGTGCGAGTTATTGACTGTGGGGTGCTGGTTACAAAATCAGCAAAGGATG CgttggagaagaaaagaaaggtgtCGACTCACTCAGACGCTTCAGATACCTCGACCAGCAGCTCATCTACTTCATCAGAATCCTCTTCTGACAGTGAATCTGAAAATGAgagaagcagaaagagaaaacGCAAAAGGAGAACTAAAGCTAAACAGTCAAGGAAGCgaaggagggaagaaaggaagaaagaggagccGAAGACCAAACGGACATCAGGCCAAAGAAG CCACTCTGACAGAAGCGAAGCAAATGAAAAATCAGTGGACTTGAATGCAAAAAGAGACAAACCTGTTGTCCGTCCTGAAGAAATTCCTCCAGTGCCTGAAAACAGATTCTTGCTTAGAAGAGACGCACCAGTTATAAATACAGAGCCTGAGCC GAAGCCTCTCGATGTAGCACCAGTTTTGACAGACCAGAAGCCCTCGGTATCTAAATCTGGAAGAAAAATCAGAGGGAGAGGCACAATA CGATACCATACGCCGCCTCATTCTCGCTCATGTTCAGAATCTGATAATGATGGGAGCAGTGAAACTCCCCCACATtggaaagaggaaatgcagagaTTAAGAGCCTACAGGCCACCAAGTGGAGAAAAATGGAGTAAAGGGGACAA GTTGAGTGATCCAGGAAAATGGGATGAAAGAAGTCTGTCCCAGAGGTCAAGATCTTGGTCTCATAATGGCTATTCGGATATAAGTAGCGCAAAATATGTTGGCCACCACAAAAAACACCATAAAGATAAAAAGGCAAAGCACAAAAAGAAGACCAAAAAGCAAAAACACATCAAGAAGCACaagcaaattaaaaaaaggagATTATCGTCTTCAACAGAGATAGAATCTCCTCATTCTTCAACTAGAAGGACAAAGTCACCTTCTGATCATGATAGGGTGTCTCGCTCTTCCTCACTGACTTCTAGGGATGACTCATCTAGGAGAGGCTGGTCTAAATCTGAGAGAGATAAGCAGAGCTCATTATCTCTGTCAAGCAGAGACTCTCGGTCATACTACAGGTCCAGATCtagatccagatccagatcttATTCCAGACGAAGTTCTAGATCAAGAATTGCTTATAAGTCCTCTCGGTCTAGGAGCAGATCAAGATCTAGTTCCACCTCCAAGCATCTGAAGATGGTATCCAGTCCACCCAAAAATGCTGCATCTCATTTAAATGAGCGCAAACCAGTTAAGGTTGAACCTGTAAGAACAGCGATAACGCAGAACGATCAAGTCGTGATACAACCTGTTGTTGCTGAAAGCATTCCAGTCATACCCCTAAGTGACAGTCCACCGCCTTCTAGATGGAAACCTGGGCAAAAGCCATGGAAACCATCCTATGAGCGAATTCAGGAAATGAAAGCAAAGACCACTCACTTAATACCTACTCAAACTACTTACAATATAGTAAGTGTCAAGGACCCTGGCTCATCCTCTTCATACCATAAGCGACGAAAGAGTTCCGATAGCGACCAGAGCGGTTATTCCAAAAATCGGAGTGACAGAAGTTCAGGCAGTTGGCGAAGGTCTAGGAGCAGGACATCTAGAAGTAGATCCTACTCAAAGTCTTACTCAAGGTCAAGAAGTCCATCCAGTTCAAGATCTCGATCTCAATCAACAGTCAGATCCCGTTCAGCAAATAAATTCCTCAGTGACCAGTCATGCTACAGTGGGTCATCGTCTTATTTTTCTCTAAGTGAGGATGACCgacagaaaagcaaaatgaaatctgaatccagagagagaaatttaCAGTTGTCAAAGAAAAGGCAAAGTAGTTCTGACAGCACACTGCCTTACGTAAAAGATGCAACTTCTCAGAAACGCAGAGAGAGTGCAAGTAGATCCTCTTTGGACTTCTCCACAGATAGTGAGCAATTGGCTAAACCCCAGCCAGTCCAAGAAAAAGGGCAGTTACTGCCTGAAAAAGCTAACcggaagcaaaataaaaacagctcaGCTTGTGATGGGTATGAAGAGAAGCCTAGGTCTGAGTGGAATAGCGACCGCTCAAAAAAAAGAGCTTTGAAGGAGAAATCTGAGTCTCCAAAGAGCAGCcggaaagcaaaaagaaaaatgcGCGCTGGGAGCACGTGTGACTCTGAGTCAAATTCAGAAAAAGGTAGAGACAGAAACAGTAAAGGAGATTCAAGGTTATCTTCTAGTAAGGAGGAAGGTGAAGCCACGTCGGACTCAGACACGGATCTCAGCCTTGCCAAATGTAAGACAAGATTAGATTCCTCAGGTGTACTAAAGGCAAACAAGCCGTCCTCCCTTTCTGAGACAGAGAGCTCCCGTTCCAATTCAGGCGCTAGGGGGAAATCAAGAAAACAAAAGCATGGTTCCAAAAAGAACCTGAAAAAATCACATTCCAAAAAGGCTAAAGAGAAATCCAAGggtaaaaaagagaagaagcatAAGGCTcaaaagcaaaaggaaatgtTTCATTGGCAGCCTCCGCTGGAATttggtgaggaagaagaagaggaagaagaaattgCTGTAAAGCCAGGAACCAATGACGAGAGAGACAAGCAAGTCACCACTGCTGTTAAAGATAAAAAGCAGGATTCTGAAAATAAAGTGGTCAAAGATCAAACAAGGGATGATGAAAAGCTCCATGAAGACAATATGCTATCAGATGAAACTGCAGGCCGTGAATCACCCGCTAACCAACTTGGTAAAGTTAATGAGGAACCAAATACTTCAGCCCATGCTTTAAATGTAGATGAAAATGTGGATGTTTCAGAAAGTGCTGTTTCTGCCAAAGTGAATACTGGAAACGAGGTAGATGTTCCCCAGATAGATGATATGGAGATCTGTACTCCAGATCACAGTTCGCCTGTAAAGGTTGATGTGGAACTTTCTCCATTAGGTCTGAAGGTGAACTTCCAGGACATTAAAGTTAGTAAAAACACAGATGACACAAGTAATCCTGAAGCAGAGACTGTAAAACAAGGAATCGATACTAGAGAATTGACAGGTATCAAAGAAGGCAGCAGAGAAAGGGACAAACAAAGACATAAACCCACCACAACAGTTGCTGCCGTGGAAAGCGTGCCGAAAACTGAAATAGCTGAAAATGCCCAAAGTATCATAATGGACAATAAATGGAAACCATTACAGGGTGTAGGGAATTTACAGGTTGCATCTGCAGTTGCGGCTAGCAATTCCTTAGAAGCCAAAAACGTGGCCTCGTCATCGGAATCAAAACCACAAGTTTTGAGGAtagaaattaaaagcaaaaacaaaattagaCCAGGTTCTCTGTTTGATGAAGTAAGAAAAACTGCCCGGCTTAATCGAAGACCAAGGAACCGTGAGAGCTCTAGTGAGGAGGATTCTCCCACACGGGAGAACAGCCAGTCGAGGACCCGCAGCCGGTCGCGAAGCAAGTCAGACCCTAAATCCAGGCACAGGACAAGATCCCTTTCCTATAGTCACTCGAGAAGTCGATCAAGAAGCTCCACGTCTTCGTACAG GTCACGGAGCTACACGCGAAGCCGGAGCAGGGGATGGTACAGCAGAGGTCGCTCAAGAAGTCGAAGTAGTTCCTATCATAGTGGCAGGAGCCATAG TCGCACCTACAGTAGAAGTCGGTCCAGAAGCAGTTCTTACGACCACCGGAGTCGATCAAG GTCCTACACCTATGACAGTTACTACAGCAGGAGTCGTAGTCGAAGCAGAAGTAAAAGGAGTGACAGTTACCACAGATCGCGCAGTTATGACAGACGGTCCAG ATCATACGGTTCTGACAGTGAAAGTGACCGCAGTTATTCTAATAACCGAAGCCCCAGTGAAAGCAGCAGATACAGCTGA
- the NKTR gene encoding NK-tumor recognition protein isoform X1, with product MGAQDRPQCFFDIEINREPVGRIIFQLFSDVCPRTCKNFLCLCTGEKGIGKTTGKKLCYKGSTFHRVVKNFMIQGGDFSEGNGKGGESIYGGYFKDENFVLKHDRAFLLSMANRGKHTNGSQFFITTKPAPHLDGVHVVFGLVISGFEVIEQIENLKTDTASRPYADVRVIDCGVLVTKSAKDALEKKRKVSTHSDASDTSTSSSSTSSESSSDSESENERSRKRKRKRRTKAKQSRKRRREERKKEEPKTKRTSGQRSHSDRSEANEKSVDLNAKRDKPVVRPEEIPPVPENRFLLRRDAPVINTEPEPKPLDVAPVLTDQKPSVSKSGRKIRGRGTIRYHTPPHSRSCSESDNDGSSETPPHWKEEMQRLRAYRPPSGEKWSKGDKLSDPGKWDERSLSQRSRSWSHNGYSDISSAKYVGHHKKHHKDKKAKHKKKTKKQKHIKKHKQIKKRRLSSSTEIESPHSSTRRTKSPSDHDRVSRSSSLTSRDDSSRRGWSKSERDKQSSLSLSSRDSRSYYRSRSRSRSRSYSRRSSRSRIAYKSSRSRSRSRSSSTSKHLKMVSSPPKNAASHLNERKPVKVEPVRTAITQNDQVVIQPVVAESIPVIPLSDSPPPSRWKPGQKPWKPSYERIQEMKAKTTHLIPTQTTYNIVSVKDPGSSSSYHKRRKSSDSDQSGYSKNRSDRSSGSWRRSRSRTSRSRSYSKSYSRSRSPSSSRSRSQSTVRSRSANKFLSDQSCYSGSSSYFSLSEDDRQKSKMKSESRERNLQLSKKRQSSSDSTLPYVKDATSQKRRESASRSSLDFSTDSEQLAKPQPVQEKGQLLPEKANRKQNKNSSACDGYEEKPRSEWNSDRSKKRALKEKSESPKSSRKAKRKMRAGSTCDSESNSEKGRDRNSKGDSRLSSSKEEGEATSDSDTDLSLAKCKTRLDSSGVLKANKPSSLSETESSRSNSGARGKSRKQKHGSKKNLKKSHSKKAKEKSKGKKEKKHKAQKQKEMFHWQPPLEFGEEEEEEEEIAVKPGTNDERDKQVTTAVKDKKQDSENKVVKDQTRDDEKLHEDNMLSDETAGRESPANQLGKVNEEPNTSAHALNVDENVDVSESAVSAKVNTGNEVDVPQIDDMEICTPDHSSPVKVDVELSPLGLKVNFQDIKVSKNTDDTSNPEAETVKQGIDTRELTGIKEGSRERDKQRHKPTTTVAAVESVPKTEIAENAQSIIMDNKWKPLQGVGNLQVASAVAASNSLEAKNVASSSESKPQVLRIEIKSKNKIRPGSLFDEVRKTARLNRRPRNRESSSEEDSPTRENSQSRTRSRSRSKSDPKSRHRTRSLSYSHSRSRSRSSTSSYRSRSYTRSRSRGWYSRGRSRSRSSSYHSGRSHSRTYSRSRSRSSSYDHRSRSSRSYTYDSYYSRSRSRSRSKRSDSYHRSRSYDRRSRSYGSDSESDRSYSNNRSPSESSRYS from the exons AACTACAAAGCCTGCTCCTCATCTTGATGG TGTACATGTTGTCTTTGGACTGGTTATTTCTGGTTTTGAAGTAATAGAACAAATAGAAAATCTGAAAACTGATACTGCCAGTAGGCCTTATGCAGATGTGCGAGTTATTGACTGTGGGGTGCTGGTTACAAAATCAGCAAAGGATG CgttggagaagaaaagaaaggtgtCGACTCACTCAGACGCTTCAGATACCTCGACCAGCAGCTCATCTACTTCATCAGAATCCTCTTCTGACAGTGAATCTGAAAATGAgagaagcagaaagagaaaacGCAAAAGGAGAACTAAAGCTAAACAGTCAAGGAAGCgaaggagggaagaaaggaagaaagaggagccGAAGACCAAACGGACATCAGGCCAAAGAAG CCACTCTGACAGAAGCGAAGCAAATGAAAAATCAGTGGACTTGAATGCAAAAAGAGACAAACCTGTTGTCCGTCCTGAAGAAATTCCTCCAGTGCCTGAAAACAGATTCTTGCTTAGAAGAGACGCACCAGTTATAAATACAGAGCCTGAGCC GAAGCCTCTCGATGTAGCACCAGTTTTGACAGACCAGAAGCCCTCGGTATCTAAATCTGGAAGAAAAATCAGAGGGAGAGGCACAATA CGATACCATACGCCGCCTCATTCTCGCTCATGTTCAGAATCTGATAATGATGGGAGCAGTGAAACTCCCCCACATtggaaagaggaaatgcagagaTTAAGAGCCTACAGGCCACCAAGTGGAGAAAAATGGAGTAAAGGGGACAA GTTGAGTGATCCAGGAAAATGGGATGAAAGAAGTCTGTCCCAGAGGTCAAGATCTTGGTCTCATAATGGCTATTCGGATATAAGTAGCGCAAAATATGTTGGCCACCACAAAAAACACCATAAAGATAAAAAGGCAAAGCACAAAAAGAAGACCAAAAAGCAAAAACACATCAAGAAGCACaagcaaattaaaaaaaggagATTATCGTCTTCAACAGAGATAGAATCTCCTCATTCTTCAACTAGAAGGACAAAGTCACCTTCTGATCATGATAGGGTGTCTCGCTCTTCCTCACTGACTTCTAGGGATGACTCATCTAGGAGAGGCTGGTCTAAATCTGAGAGAGATAAGCAGAGCTCATTATCTCTGTCAAGCAGAGACTCTCGGTCATACTACAGGTCCAGATCtagatccagatccagatcttATTCCAGACGAAGTTCTAGATCAAGAATTGCTTATAAGTCCTCTCGGTCTAGGAGCAGATCAAGATCTAGTTCCACCTCCAAGCATCTGAAGATGGTATCCAGTCCACCCAAAAATGCTGCATCTCATTTAAATGAGCGCAAACCAGTTAAGGTTGAACCTGTAAGAACAGCGATAACGCAGAACGATCAAGTCGTGATACAACCTGTTGTTGCTGAAAGCATTCCAGTCATACCCCTAAGTGACAGTCCACCGCCTTCTAGATGGAAACCTGGGCAAAAGCCATGGAAACCATCCTATGAGCGAATTCAGGAAATGAAAGCAAAGACCACTCACTTAATACCTACTCAAACTACTTACAATATAGTAAGTGTCAAGGACCCTGGCTCATCCTCTTCATACCATAAGCGACGAAAGAGTTCCGATAGCGACCAGAGCGGTTATTCCAAAAATCGGAGTGACAGAAGTTCAGGCAGTTGGCGAAGGTCTAGGAGCAGGACATCTAGAAGTAGATCCTACTCAAAGTCTTACTCAAGGTCAAGAAGTCCATCCAGTTCAAGATCTCGATCTCAATCAACAGTCAGATCCCGTTCAGCAAATAAATTCCTCAGTGACCAGTCATGCTACAGTGGGTCATCGTCTTATTTTTCTCTAAGTGAGGATGACCgacagaaaagcaaaatgaaatctgaatccagagagagaaatttaCAGTTGTCAAAGAAAAGGCAAAGTAGTTCTGACAGCACACTGCCTTACGTAAAAGATGCAACTTCTCAGAAACGCAGAGAGAGTGCAAGTAGATCCTCTTTGGACTTCTCCACAGATAGTGAGCAATTGGCTAAACCCCAGCCAGTCCAAGAAAAAGGGCAGTTACTGCCTGAAAAAGCTAACcggaagcaaaataaaaacagctcaGCTTGTGATGGGTATGAAGAGAAGCCTAGGTCTGAGTGGAATAGCGACCGCTCAAAAAAAAGAGCTTTGAAGGAGAAATCTGAGTCTCCAAAGAGCAGCcggaaagcaaaaagaaaaatgcGCGCTGGGAGCACGTGTGACTCTGAGTCAAATTCAGAAAAAGGTAGAGACAGAAACAGTAAAGGAGATTCAAGGTTATCTTCTAGTAAGGAGGAAGGTGAAGCCACGTCGGACTCAGACACGGATCTCAGCCTTGCCAAATGTAAGACAAGATTAGATTCCTCAGGTGTACTAAAGGCAAACAAGCCGTCCTCCCTTTCTGAGACAGAGAGCTCCCGTTCCAATTCAGGCGCTAGGGGGAAATCAAGAAAACAAAAGCATGGTTCCAAAAAGAACCTGAAAAAATCACATTCCAAAAAGGCTAAAGAGAAATCCAAGggtaaaaaagagaagaagcatAAGGCTcaaaagcaaaaggaaatgtTTCATTGGCAGCCTCCGCTGGAATttggtgaggaagaagaagaggaagaagaaattgCTGTAAAGCCAGGAACCAATGACGAGAGAGACAAGCAAGTCACCACTGCTGTTAAAGATAAAAAGCAGGATTCTGAAAATAAAGTGGTCAAAGATCAAACAAGGGATGATGAAAAGCTCCATGAAGACAATATGCTATCAGATGAAACTGCAGGCCGTGAATCACCCGCTAACCAACTTGGTAAAGTTAATGAGGAACCAAATACTTCAGCCCATGCTTTAAATGTAGATGAAAATGTGGATGTTTCAGAAAGTGCTGTTTCTGCCAAAGTGAATACTGGAAACGAGGTAGATGTTCCCCAGATAGATGATATGGAGATCTGTACTCCAGATCACAGTTCGCCTGTAAAGGTTGATGTGGAACTTTCTCCATTAGGTCTGAAGGTGAACTTCCAGGACATTAAAGTTAGTAAAAACACAGATGACACAAGTAATCCTGAAGCAGAGACTGTAAAACAAGGAATCGATACTAGAGAATTGACAGGTATCAAAGAAGGCAGCAGAGAAAGGGACAAACAAAGACATAAACCCACCACAACAGTTGCTGCCGTGGAAAGCGTGCCGAAAACTGAAATAGCTGAAAATGCCCAAAGTATCATAATGGACAATAAATGGAAACCATTACAGGGTGTAGGGAATTTACAGGTTGCATCTGCAGTTGCGGCTAGCAATTCCTTAGAAGCCAAAAACGTGGCCTCGTCATCGGAATCAAAACCACAAGTTTTGAGGAtagaaattaaaagcaaaaacaaaattagaCCAGGTTCTCTGTTTGATGAAGTAAGAAAAACTGCCCGGCTTAATCGAAGACCAAGGAACCGTGAGAGCTCTAGTGAGGAGGATTCTCCCACACGGGAGAACAGCCAGTCGAGGACCCGCAGCCGGTCGCGAAGCAAGTCAGACCCTAAATCCAGGCACAGGACAAGATCCCTTTCCTATAGTCACTCGAGAAGTCGATCAAGAAGCTCCACGTCTTCGTACAG GTCACGGAGCTACACGCGAAGCCGGAGCAGGGGATGGTACAGCAGAGGTCGCTCAAGAAGTCGAAGTAGTTCCTATCATAGTGGCAGGAGCCATAG TCGCACCTACAGTAGAAGTCGGTCCAGAAGCAGTTCTTACGACCACCGGAGTCGATCAAG CAGGTCCTACACCTATGACAGTTACTACAGCAGGAGTCGTAGTCGAAGCAGAAGTAAAAGGAGTGACAGTTACCACAGATCGCGCAGTTATGACAGACGGTCCAG ATCATACGGTTCTGACAGTGAAAGTGACCGCAGTTATTCTAATAACCGAAGCCCCAGTGAAAGCAGCAGATACAGCTGA